In a single window of the Dinghuibacter silviterrae genome:
- a CDS encoding isocitrate dehydrogenase (NADP(+)), with protein sequence MAKKITVKNPVVELDGDEMTRIIWKSIKDKLILPYLDIDIKYFDLGMEYRDETNDQVTVDAANAIKQYGVGIKCATITPDEARVKEFNLKQMWKSPNGTIRNILDGTVFREPIVINNIPRLVPNWTAPICIGRHAFGDQYRATDFLTKGKGKLTVTFTPEDGSAPQSYEVFNFKGDGVALTMYNTEESIRGFAHACFNMALQKKWPLYFSTKNTILKKYDGRFKDIFEEIYEKEFKAEFEKHGLTYEHRLIDDMVASALKWHGNFVWACKNYDGDVQSDTVAQGFGSLGLMTSVLITPDGSTMEAEAAHGTVTRHYRDHQKGKPTSTNPIASIYAWTRGLAFRGKLDGNQNLIHFAEALEAVCVETVESGKMTKDLAVCIHGNKVEHGTHYLYTEEFLDALDQNLKKKLK encoded by the coding sequence ATGGCAAAAAAAATCACAGTAAAGAACCCCGTCGTTGAACTGGATGGGGACGAAATGACCCGCATCATTTGGAAATCGATCAAAGACAAGCTGATCCTCCCATATCTGGATATCGATATCAAGTACTTTGACCTGGGCATGGAATACCGTGACGAGACGAACGACCAGGTCACCGTGGACGCTGCCAATGCCATCAAACAATACGGCGTGGGCATCAAATGCGCCACCATCACCCCCGACGAGGCCCGTGTAAAGGAATTCAACCTGAAGCAAATGTGGAAAAGCCCCAACGGCACCATCCGCAACATCCTCGACGGTACCGTTTTCCGCGAACCCATCGTCATCAACAACATCCCCCGGCTCGTCCCCAACTGGACCGCGCCCATCTGTATCGGCCGTCATGCCTTCGGGGACCAATACCGCGCCACCGACTTCCTCACCAAGGGCAAGGGCAAGCTCACCGTTACCTTCACTCCCGAAGACGGCAGCGCGCCCCAGTCCTACGAAGTCTTTAACTTCAAGGGAGATGGCGTCGCCCTTACCATGTACAACACCGAGGAATCCATCCGCGGTTTTGCACACGCCTGTTTCAACATGGCCCTCCAGAAGAAATGGCCGCTGTACTTCAGCACCAAGAATACCATCCTCAAAAAATACGACGGCCGTTTCAAAGACATCTTTGAAGAGATCTATGAAAAGGAATTCAAGGCCGAATTCGAAAAGCACGGCCTCACCTACGAGCACCGGCTCATCGACGACATGGTCGCCAGCGCGCTGAAATGGCATGGCAATTTCGTATGGGCTTGTAAAAACTACGACGGGGACGTACAAAGCGACACCGTTGCCCAGGGCTTTGGCTCGCTCGGTCTGATGACCTCGGTGTTGATCACTCCGGACGGCAGCACGATGGAAGCCGAGGCCGCCCACGGCACCGTGACCCGTCACTACCGCGACCACCAAAAAGGGAAACCGACGTCCACCAACCCCATCGCCTCCATCTACGCCTGGACGCGTGGCCTGGCCTTCCGTGGCAAGCTCGACGGCAACCAGAACCTCATCCACTTCGCCGAAGCGCTGGAAGCCGTGTGCGTGGAAACCGTGGAGAGCGGGAAGATGACCAAAGACCTCGCGGTTTGTATCCATGGGAACAAGGTCGAGCACGGGACACACTACCTCTATACCGAGGAGTTCCTCGATGCGCTGGATCAGAACCTGAAAAAGAAACTGAAATAA
- a CDS encoding SGNH/GDSL hydrolase family protein encodes MGHKGIRKVGLAVLLLGGQLVMACGKNPGYATGWVPVPPADTAAQTQPGDTAARPKTSDSTYLALGDSYTIGQSVGIQDRYPNQAAALLATMGDTIAAPEIIATTGWTTGDLLNDLAGYPPKRPGYGHVTLLIGVNNQYQGRSLSEYQTQFAALLQKSIHWAGDNPKHVIVLSIPDYGDSFYGQSQPDPAAISAAIDTFNAANLQISTQYGVQYLDITGYTRQAKGDSSLFAPDGLHYSGKEMALWARALVKLW; translated from the coding sequence ATGGGGCATAAAGGAATTAGAAAAGTTGGCTTGGCCGTCCTTTTGCTGGGCGGCCAGCTTGTCATGGCCTGCGGCAAGAACCCGGGGTATGCGACAGGGTGGGTGCCCGTGCCGCCCGCGGACACGGCGGCGCAAACCCAGCCCGGGGACACGGCAGCGCGCCCCAAGACTTCCGACAGTACCTACCTCGCCCTGGGCGACTCTTATACGATCGGACAGTCGGTGGGCATCCAGGACCGTTATCCCAATCAGGCAGCGGCGCTCCTGGCGACAATGGGAGACACCATCGCTGCCCCGGAGATCATTGCGACGACGGGTTGGACCACGGGAGACTTATTAAACGACCTGGCGGGCTATCCCCCGAAACGCCCCGGCTACGGGCATGTAACATTGCTCATCGGCGTGAACAATCAATACCAGGGCCGCTCGCTGTCGGAGTATCAAACCCAGTTTGCAGCGCTTTTGCAAAAATCCATCCATTGGGCAGGAGACAATCCCAAACACGTCATCGTCCTTTCGATCCCCGACTACGGGGACTCTTTTTACGGACAATCCCAGCCCGATCCGGCGGCTATTTCGGCAGCGATCGACACCTTCAACGCGGCGAACTTGCAGATCAGCACGCAGTACGGTGTGCAATACCTGGACATCACGGGGTATACCCGCCAGGCGAAGGGCGACAGCTCGCTTTTTGCGCCGGACGGATTGCACTATTCCGGTAAGGAAATGGCCCTTTGGGCCCGGGCTTTGGTCAAGTTGTGGTGA
- a CDS encoding Nramp family divalent metal transporter: protein MINKIHEDSSLGNVHASVSVKRIFAFFGPAYLVSVGYMDPGNWATDLAGGSKFGYTLIWVLLLSNIIALLLQALSARLGVVRGRDLAQANRELYPRTVNFILYILAEVAIAACDLAEVLGMAIGINLLTGLPLLGGVGLTVLDTFLFLLLQRLGMRKLEAFILALIAIIGASFLIEILMVRPHLGEVVSGFVPRLPNTEALYIAVGIIGATVMPHNLYLHSALVQTRKFPRDLGGIKQALRWNNWDSAIALNLAFLVNAAILVLAATAFFKTGRTDVGEIQTAYKLLNPLLGNRLAPLLFAIALICSGQSSTITGTLAGQIVMEGYLRLRINPWLRRLLTRLLAIIPALIVLWIYGDQEVNQLIVLSQVILSLQLGFAVIPLIHFVSDKKTMGTFAIRRRTQVLAWAVAGILLYLNLDMVFGLVRDYFQQGASPVWKALIIAGIAGYIGLLAYTFYLPLRLRYKKLAPPRIHGDIQTELRLDIPHYKTIAIALEFSSSDLRIINHALGQASAGTEFVLIHIVESASARMLGSHTFDEESKEDERRLAVYVDFLQEKGFQAKGLLGYRNRIREILRLVRENKADMLVMGAHRHTGLQDFIHGETIDSVRHGLSIPVFVVNV, encoded by the coding sequence ATGATCAATAAAATACACGAGGATAGCTCATTGGGGAACGTACATGCCAGTGTTTCCGTCAAGCGGATTTTCGCCTTCTTTGGGCCGGCCTACCTGGTCAGTGTAGGCTATATGGACCCGGGGAACTGGGCCACGGACCTGGCGGGGGGTAGTAAGTTCGGCTACACGCTGATCTGGGTTCTCCTGTTGAGCAACATCATCGCCCTCCTGCTGCAGGCCCTCAGCGCGCGTCTGGGGGTTGTCCGGGGGCGTGACCTTGCCCAGGCCAACCGGGAACTGTATCCCCGCACGGTCAACTTCATCCTGTATATCCTGGCGGAAGTCGCCATCGCCGCCTGTGACCTCGCAGAGGTGTTGGGGATGGCCATCGGTATCAACCTCCTGACCGGTCTGCCCCTCCTGGGCGGGGTCGGGCTAACGGTCCTGGATACCTTTCTTTTCCTGCTGCTGCAACGGCTCGGAATGCGTAAGCTGGAAGCCTTTATCCTGGCGCTGATCGCAATCATCGGTGCGTCTTTTCTCATCGAGATCCTGATGGTTCGTCCGCACCTGGGTGAGGTGGTGAGCGGTTTTGTCCCCCGCCTGCCGAATACCGAAGCCTTGTACATCGCGGTCGGCATCATCGGCGCCACTGTCATGCCCCACAACCTTTACTTACATTCGGCGCTCGTCCAGACACGGAAGTTCCCACGGGACCTGGGCGGCATCAAACAGGCGCTGCGGTGGAACAACTGGGACAGCGCCATCGCGCTCAACCTTGCGTTCCTTGTCAATGCCGCCATCCTGGTGCTGGCCGCCACCGCCTTTTTCAAAACCGGGCGGACCGACGTGGGAGAGATACAGACGGCCTATAAGTTGCTCAACCCCCTTTTGGGTAACCGGCTGGCGCCCCTGCTTTTTGCCATTGCCCTGATTTGCTCCGGTCAAAGCTCCACCATCACGGGTACCCTGGCCGGACAGATCGTCATGGAAGGCTACCTCCGGCTCCGGATCAACCCCTGGCTGAGACGGCTGCTGACGCGGCTGCTGGCCATCATACCCGCCCTGATTGTGCTCTGGATCTACGGGGATCAGGAAGTTAACCAGTTGATCGTCCTGAGCCAGGTGATCCTTAGCCTTCAACTGGGGTTTGCGGTGATACCGCTGATCCACTTCGTCAGCGACAAAAAAACCATGGGGACCTTTGCCATTCGGCGCCGTACCCAGGTCCTCGCGTGGGCGGTTGCCGGCATACTTTTATACCTGAACCTCGACATGGTCTTCGGGCTCGTCCGGGACTACTTCCAGCAGGGGGCATCCCCGGTCTGGAAAGCCTTGATCATCGCAGGGATCGCGGGATATATCGGCCTGCTGGCGTATACTTTTTACCTGCCCCTCCGGCTGCGCTATAAAAAGCTGGCCCCGCCGCGCATCCACGGGGACATCCAAACGGAGCTCCGGCTGGACATTCCGCACTACAAAACCATTGCCATCGCGCTGGAATTCAGTTCGTCCGACCTCCGGATCATCAACCACGCCCTGGGACAGGCTTCGGCGGGTACGGAGTTTGTCCTCATTCATATCGTCGAAAGCGCGTCTGCCCGCATGCTGGGGTCGCACACCTTCGACGAGGAAAGCAAAGAGGACGAACGCCGGTTAGCCGTATACGTAGACTTCCTGCAGGAAAAGGGTTTCCAGGCAAAAGGGTTGCTGGGCTATCGCAACCGCATCCGGGAGATCCTGCGCCTGGTGCGCGAGAATAAGGCCGACATGTTGGTGATGGGCGCCCACCGGCATACCGGGTTGCAGGATTTTATCCATGGGGAGACCATCGATTCGGTCCGGCACGGGCTGTCTATTCCGGTTTTTGTGGTGAATGTGTGA
- a CDS encoding metal-dependent transcriptional regulator, with protein sequence MTLSKAEEDYLKSIFRLQQETGQVNTNAVAQDLRTKPASVTDMLKKLKQKKLLHYEPYQEFKLSAEGRKTALGIVRRHRLWEYFLVEKLGMGWNEVHDIAEQLEHVSDQRLIERLDTYLGFPDTDPHGDPIPDAQGRMKVQPKISLALLPLNMPAEVCSVGNQSSEMLEMLEHLHIRLGTRLEVKRRFDFDGSAEVKIRNKPLFVISRTMAQNLFVVYDQ encoded by the coding sequence ATGACCCTATCCAAAGCGGAAGAAGACTACCTCAAGTCCATATTCAGGCTCCAGCAGGAGACGGGGCAGGTCAACACCAATGCGGTGGCCCAGGACTTGCGGACGAAGCCGGCGTCGGTGACGGACATGCTGAAGAAGCTGAAACAGAAAAAACTCCTGCACTATGAGCCTTACCAGGAATTCAAGCTGAGCGCGGAAGGCCGGAAAACGGCGTTGGGCATCGTCCGGAGACACCGGTTGTGGGAGTATTTCCTGGTGGAAAAATTAGGAATGGGCTGGAACGAGGTCCATGACATCGCCGAGCAACTGGAGCACGTGTCCGACCAGCGGCTCATTGAACGGCTGGACACCTACCTCGGGTTTCCGGACACCGATCCGCACGGGGACCCGATCCCGGATGCCCAGGGACGGATGAAGGTGCAGCCAAAAATCAGCCTCGCCCTCCTACCCCTAAACATGCCCGCCGAGGTCTGTAGCGTGGGCAACCAATCCTCCGAAATGCTGGAAATGCTGGAACACCTGCACATCCGGCTGGGGACCCGCCTGGAAGTAAAACGCCGTTTCGACTTCGACGGGTCTGCCGAAGTCAAAATCCGTAATAAACCCTTGTTCGTCATTAGCCGTACCATGGCGCAAAACCTGTTTGTTGTTTATGATCAATAA
- the glgP gene encoding alpha-glucan family phosphorylase has translation MSFSNFRVPYSIDERYSKKIAYFSMEFAVHQPLKIYSGGLGFLAGSHLRAAYDLRQNMIAVGILWKYGYYDQARNQDQTLQVQWNEKLYSFLEDTGIKFQILIHDAPVWVKVWYLNPETFQSAPLFLLSTDVPENDYVSQTITHRLYDANVATKVAQFILLGIGGAKLIDELGFNPDLYHLNEAHGVSSVFYLYKKFGSKEEVRKRLVFTTHTPEEAGNEKHDLQLCYKMTYFNGLPLDEVRTLCGIQGDEPFNHSLVALRFAHLANGVSQLHGEVARHMWSKYQGICPIIAITNAQSWRYWADKQLYRFSDEGADDRFDDRKRHLKKRAFELVADQTGKWFNPDALTIVWARRFAGYKRAELLTRDLRRFEAMMNHPKHPVQFIWAGKPYPVDYPAISDFNNLVHLSKQYKNMAVCIGYELTVSKRLKQAADIWLNNPRVPREASGTSGMTAAMNGAVNLSTNDGWIPEFINSGNNGFVVPPADYTNMNVHDQDEYDLEQLYQILEQQILPLYYEQKDTWRQIIKNGMNDVRFQFDASRMAHEYYEKLYA, from the coding sequence ATGAGTTTTTCGAATTTCAGGGTGCCTTATTCCATCGATGAACGCTACAGTAAGAAGATCGCCTATTTTTCCATGGAGTTTGCTGTTCACCAGCCCCTGAAGATTTATAGCGGTGGTTTGGGTTTCCTGGCAGGCTCTCATCTGCGCGCAGCTTATGACCTGCGTCAGAACATGATTGCCGTCGGGATCTTGTGGAAGTATGGATATTATGACCAGGCTCGTAACCAGGACCAGACGCTGCAGGTGCAGTGGAACGAAAAATTGTACAGTTTCCTGGAGGACACGGGGATCAAATTCCAGATCCTCATCCATGACGCCCCTGTTTGGGTAAAGGTGTGGTACCTCAACCCGGAAACCTTTCAGTCGGCCCCGCTTTTCCTGTTGAGCACCGACGTTCCCGAAAACGACTATGTTTCCCAGACCATCACCCACCGGCTGTACGACGCCAATGTAGCCACCAAGGTCGCCCAGTTTATCCTGTTGGGGATCGGCGGCGCCAAGTTGATCGACGAGCTGGGTTTTAATCCAGACCTGTATCACCTGAACGAAGCCCATGGGGTATCCTCCGTGTTCTATCTCTATAAGAAGTTCGGAAGCAAGGAAGAAGTCCGGAAGCGTCTTGTGTTCACGACCCATACCCCCGAAGAAGCCGGGAACGAAAAACACGACCTCCAGCTTTGTTATAAAATGACCTATTTCAACGGCCTGCCCCTGGACGAGGTCCGCACGCTTTGCGGCATCCAGGGGGACGAACCGTTCAACCATTCCCTGGTGGCCCTGCGTTTCGCACACCTGGCCAACGGGGTGTCCCAACTGCACGGGGAAGTCGCGCGGCACATGTGGAGCAAGTACCAAGGCATCTGCCCGATCATTGCCATCACCAACGCCCAAAGCTGGCGGTATTGGGCCGACAAACAGCTCTATCGTTTTTCGGATGAAGGCGCCGACGACCGTTTCGACGACCGCAAACGCCACCTGAAAAAACGCGCGTTCGAACTTGTCGCCGACCAGACCGGCAAGTGGTTTAACCCGGACGCGCTGACCATCGTATGGGCCCGCCGTTTTGCAGGGTACAAACGCGCCGAATTGCTGACCAGGGACCTGAGGCGTTTCGAGGCGATGATGAACCACCCCAAGCACCCCGTCCAGTTTATCTGGGCTGGAAAGCCCTACCCGGTGGACTATCCCGCCATCAGCGACTTCAATAACCTCGTCCATCTCAGCAAGCAATACAAAAACATGGCCGTATGCATCGGGTACGAGCTGACGGTGAGCAAGCGTCTTAAACAAGCCGCCGACATCTGGCTCAACAACCCGCGCGTCCCCCGGGAAGCGTCCGGCACCAGCGGCATGACCGCGGCCATGAACGGCGCCGTCAACCTGTCGACGAACGACGGCTGGATACCTGAGTTTATCAATTCCGGCAACAACGGGTTTGTCGTCCCTCCCGCGGACTACACCAATATGAACGTACACGACCAGGACGAATACGACCTGGAACAACTGTACCAGATCCTGGAGCAGCAGATCCTCCCGCTCTACTACGAGCAAAAGGACACCTGGCGCCAGATCATCAAAAACGGGATGAACGACGTGCGTTTCCAGTTTGACGCGAGCCGCATGGCCCACGAGTACTACGAGAAACTCTATGCATAA
- a CDS encoding acyl-CoA thioesterase: MDSYIQPVEVRWSDLDPNFHLRHSVYYDWGAYARLSYLGTSGITPLFLLEHNIGPILFREECVFKREIVFGDQVTLSVQLTRSRRDASRWSIRHEVIKNGDTLSAVVTVDGAWLDTVKRKLAVPPQEILELYQYFPKSPEFYWEEVP; the protein is encoded by the coding sequence ATGGACAGTTATATCCAACCGGTGGAAGTCCGATGGTCCGATCTCGATCCGAATTTTCACCTTCGCCACTCGGTATATTACGACTGGGGCGCTTACGCGCGTCTTTCCTACCTGGGCACGTCGGGGATCACCCCTCTCTTCCTGCTTGAACACAACATAGGCCCCATCCTTTTCCGGGAAGAATGCGTGTTCAAGCGGGAGATCGTCTTTGGGGACCAGGTCACGCTGAGCGTCCAGTTGACGCGTAGCCGCCGCGACGCCTCCCGCTGGTCGATCCGCCACGAGGTCATCAAAAACGGGGACACCCTGTCGGCCGTGGTCACCGTGGACGGAGCCTGGTTGGATACCGTCAAACGAAAGCTGGCGGTGCCGCCCCAAGAGATATTGGAATTGTACCAGTACTTCCCCAAGTCCCCCGAGTTCTACTGGGAGGAGGTCCCATAA
- a CDS encoding MDR family MFS transporter: MFRQILRQYQNAYSGLSRPIWIQATIMLINRSGTMVIPFLTVYLTSALHFTIPQAGIVLSVFGAGAILGVYLGGKLTDSIGFFPVQFWSLFSNGLLFLGLCYLRGFWTICGCVFLLATIGESFRPANAAATAYYSKADNRTRSYSLNRLAVNLGFAVGPAVGGLLAGISYTWLFWTDGLTCIAAALALRWSLKPAEGKGPTKEKATDGPVQSPYRDKTFVRFVFYVWVFALSFFQLFSVIPLYYQRNLHLTSSQIGLVLSMNGLIIALVEMVLVYRLENRRPDTVYIGYGALLNASAFVVLGVCGPYGWVAVASMLLFTVGEMMSMPFMNAYWISRSTPQSRGQYAAFYGMAFSAAQVVGPSLGAQIAGLWGFQWLWGILVGVGILNFWGFRRLGWRPQKAAPDRAAAAR, encoded by the coding sequence ATGTTCCGCCAAATCTTACGTCAATACCAAAACGCCTACAGCGGCCTCTCGCGTCCCATCTGGATCCAGGCCACGATCATGCTCATCAACCGGAGCGGGACGATGGTCATCCCTTTTCTGACCGTCTACCTGACGAGCGCCCTTCACTTTACCATCCCCCAGGCCGGGATCGTCCTCTCCGTTTTTGGAGCGGGTGCCATCTTGGGTGTCTATCTGGGCGGAAAGCTTACCGATTCGATCGGCTTTTTCCCCGTCCAGTTCTGGAGCCTTTTTTCCAACGGGCTTTTGTTCCTGGGGCTTTGTTACCTCCGCGGTTTCTGGACGATTTGCGGGTGCGTGTTCCTGCTGGCGACGATCGGCGAGTCCTTTAGGCCCGCCAATGCCGCGGCCACCGCTTATTACAGCAAGGCCGACAACCGGACCCGTTCTTACTCGCTCAACAGGCTCGCGGTCAACCTGGGTTTTGCCGTCGGTCCCGCCGTGGGCGGTCTGCTCGCGGGAATCAGCTATACCTGGCTGTTTTGGACCGACGGGTTGACCTGTATCGCGGCGGCCCTGGCGCTCCGCTGGTCACTAAAACCCGCGGAAGGTAAAGGGCCAACAAAAGAAAAAGCCACGGATGGCCCCGTGCAGTCCCCCTACAGGGACAAGACGTTTGTCCGTTTCGTATTTTACGTCTGGGTCTTTGCGCTCTCTTTTTTCCAACTTTTTTCCGTCATTCCGTTATACTACCAGCGCAACCTTCACCTCACGAGCAGCCAGATCGGCCTGGTGTTGTCGATGAACGGCCTGATCATCGCCCTTGTCGAGATGGTCCTGGTCTACCGCCTCGAAAACCGCCGGCCTGACACTGTATACATTGGCTATGGCGCCCTGCTCAACGCCTCGGCCTTTGTCGTTTTAGGCGTGTGCGGCCCCTACGGCTGGGTGGCCGTGGCCTCCATGCTCCTGTTTACGGTCGGGGAAATGATGTCGATGCCCTTTATGAATGCTTACTGGATCAGCCGCTCCACCCCCCAAAGCCGCGGACAATACGCCGCGTTTTACGGGATGGCTTTTTCCGCCGCCCAGGTCGTCGGCCCCTCGCTGGGCGCGCAAATCGCCGGTCTCTGGGGGTTCCAGTGGTTGTGGGGGATACTCGTGGGGGTGGGGATACTCAACTTCTGGGGCTTCCGGCGCTTGGGCTGGCGGCCGCAAAAGGCGGCGCCGGACCGCGCCGCCGCCGCGCGCTAG
- a CDS encoding sensor histidine kinase, with protein sequence MIRALFNWRTLLSVIAIGIVTGSIIYSDYLSRKLAEAEKQKVEQWVEANRVLAATNEREALNLASSISSHNIDIPLIATDEQDSIVDWRNLDSTRVLQDKGFLKKELKLFKTQHDPIIWEQSKKPYIYNKVYYGESLLQKEIRYYPIVQLTIIALFLIVIITAMNTRYKSTQNQVWAGMAKETAHQLGTPVSSLEAWVELLKEGHDNASILPDLERDVARLRLVSDRFSKIGSAPKLEQRDLLAQVQQMIEYMRKRASGKVQFHLNVHGAQPVLIDLSGPLFDWVMENLMKNALDAMEGKGLIVIDVHNHPTYVTVDVTDSGKGIQGKNLQKVFKPGFTTKKRGWGLGLSLSRRIIEQYHHGTLNVKWSEPGKGTAFRIVLKR encoded by the coding sequence ATGATAAGGGCTTTATTCAACTGGCGAACCCTCCTTAGCGTCATTGCCATCGGTATCGTCACCGGCAGCATCATCTATTCCGACTACCTGAGCCGGAAGCTGGCGGAGGCGGAAAAGCAAAAGGTCGAACAATGGGTGGAGGCCAACCGTGTCCTGGCCGCCACCAACGAACGCGAGGCGCTCAACCTGGCCAGCAGCATTTCCTCCCATAACATTGACATCCCCCTCATCGCCACCGACGAGCAGGACTCGATCGTGGACTGGCGCAACCTCGACAGCACCCGGGTCCTCCAGGACAAAGGCTTTCTGAAAAAGGAACTGAAGCTGTTCAAAACCCAGCACGACCCCATCATCTGGGAACAAAGTAAAAAGCCCTATATCTACAACAAGGTGTACTACGGCGAATCCCTCCTCCAAAAGGAGATCCGCTACTACCCCATCGTCCAGCTGACCATCATCGCGCTTTTCCTCATCGTCATCATCACGGCGATGAATACCCGCTACAAATCCACCCAAAACCAGGTATGGGCGGGCATGGCCAAGGAAACCGCCCACCAGCTCGGCACCCCGGTGTCCTCGCTGGAAGCCTGGGTAGAGCTGCTCAAAGAAGGACACGACAACGCTTCTATCCTACCCGACCTGGAGCGGGACGTCGCCCGGCTCCGGCTTGTGTCCGACCGTTTTAGTAAGATCGGGAGTGCCCCCAAGTTAGAACAACGCGACCTGCTGGCCCAGGTCCAGCAGATGATCGAATACATGCGCAAACGCGCCAGCGGGAAGGTCCAGTTCCACCTCAATGTCCACGGCGCCCAGCCCGTGCTGATCGACCTCTCCGGCCCCCTGTTCGACTGGGTCATGGAAAACCTCATGAAAAACGCGCTCGACGCCATGGAAGGCAAGGGCCTGATCGTCATCGACGTCCACAACCATCCCACCTACGTCACCGTCGACGTCACCGACAGCGGCAAAGGCATCCAGGGGAAAAACCTCCAAAAGGTTTTCAAACCGGGGTTCACCACCAAAAAACGCGGCTGGGGGCTGGGGTTGTCGCTTTCGCGCCGGATCATCGAACAATACCATCACGGTACGCTCAATGTCAAGTGGAGCGAACCGGGGAAGGGGACGGCGTTCCGCATTGTGCTGAAGCGCTAG
- a CDS encoding glycosyltransferase family 2 protein, producing MSTIAIVILNWNGRSYLEQFLPGVLASAGAAVEVILADNASTDDSVSFVEKTFPTVKVIRNSTNGGYALGYNEALAKVSADYYVLLNSDVEVTPGWLEPLKALMDGDPGIGACQPKILAYHDRQSFEYAGAAGGWMDVLGYPFARGRIFETCEIDHGQYDSVAPISWASGAALFIRARVFHETGGLDPYFFAHQEEIDLCWRLQAAGYRLFACPASVVYHVGGGTLPKGNRRKVMLNYRNNLLLLLKNMPYGRLCWVFPLRYLLDIVAAYRELAHGNVVYWKAILQAHAQVWCWLFSRSKPGAWPPKRIMPPDGMYAGSVVWEYFVRGVKTFDEIMEKDLSSPSKSQ from the coding sequence ATGTCCACCATCGCAATAGTGATCCTCAACTGGAACGGCCGATCGTACCTTGAACAGTTTCTGCCGGGCGTCCTGGCGTCAGCCGGGGCCGCGGTAGAGGTGATCCTGGCGGACAACGCCTCCACGGACGATTCCGTCTCCTTCGTAGAAAAAACCTTCCCCACGGTCAAGGTTATCCGCAACAGCACCAACGGCGGCTATGCCCTCGGCTATAACGAAGCCCTGGCAAAGGTGTCCGCCGACTACTACGTCCTCCTGAACTCGGACGTGGAAGTGACCCCCGGATGGCTGGAGCCCCTGAAAGCACTGATGGACGGGGACCCGGGCATCGGCGCCTGCCAACCCAAAATCCTGGCTTACCACGACCGGCAAAGCTTTGAGTATGCCGGGGCGGCGGGGGGCTGGATGGACGTGTTGGGATACCCCTTTGCGCGGGGGCGCATCTTTGAAACCTGCGAAATCGACCACGGGCAGTACGACAGCGTGGCGCCCATTTCCTGGGCGTCGGGCGCGGCCCTGTTCATCCGTGCCAGGGTTTTTCACGAAACGGGGGGGCTGGATCCGTATTTTTTTGCCCACCAGGAAGAGATCGACCTATGCTGGAGGCTTCAGGCCGCGGGGTACCGGTTGTTTGCCTGCCCGGCCTCGGTTGTGTACCATGTAGGCGGAGGGACCCTGCCCAAGGGCAACCGGCGGAAGGTCATGCTCAACTACCGCAACAACCTGCTCCTGCTCCTGAAGAACATGCCTTACGGCCGTCTTTGCTGGGTTTTCCCGCTGCGCTACCTGTTGGACATCGTGGCGGCTTACCGGGAGCTCGCCCACGGCAACGTGGTCTACTGGAAGGCCATTCTCCAGGCCCACGCCCAGGTCTGGTGTTGGCTTTTCTCCCGTTCCAAACCCGGCGCCTGGCCCCCAAAAAGGATCATGCCCCCCGACGGGATGTACGCCGGGAGCGTGGTTTGGGAGTACTTTGTCCGGGGGGTCAAAACCTTTGATGAGATTATGGAAAAAGACCTATCTTCGCCCAGCAAAAGCCAGTAA